The nucleotide window ATGCGGCCACGCCCGTTCCCAGCCGATCGCCAGCGCCGCGCGCCGGATCGCCTTGTCCAGGTGCAGCCGCGCGACCGCCTCTTCATCGAGCGGGGCCTGCGACGGATCGGGAATGCTGCGGCTCAACCGTCTCTCCGGGTTGCTGCTCACAGCAGCGTAGCACAGCGGCGGCAATGAGGCACCGCCCTGGCGTGGCGCGGCGCGCATCACGCTGCGACACGAACGCGTGACGGCGATGGCCACTGCCCGTAGTGTTCCGGCGAACTTCCCAGCAGAGGACGCGCAATGGACAAGACGACGCACGACAAGGGCCTGGAGATCCGCAAGGCGGTACTGGGCGAGGCCTATGTCGAGAACGCGCTGAACAACGCCGACGACTTCAACAAGCCGTTCCAGGAACTCGTCACCGAATATTGCTGGGGCGCGATCTGGGGGCGCGACGGGCTGCCGAAGAAGACCCGCAGCATGCTGAACCTGGCGATGATCGCGATCCTCAACCGCCCGCACGAGCTGCGCGCCCATATCAAAGGCGCGCTCACCAACGGCGTCACCAAGGACGAGATCCGCGAGATCTTCATGCAGGTCGCCTGCTACGCCGGAATTCCGGCGGGCGTCGACAGCTTCCGGATCGCCCGCGAAGTATTCGCAGAGATCGACAAGGGTTGAGCCGGATAATTGGTACTCGCCAACCGGCGCGGCGGCGCGGATCGCCGCGTTAAGGTTGAGTGGTTAGGTTAAAAAACAGTTCAAATTGCTCGAATTCACCGGATCGCTACGGTCGACCCGTCGCGC belongs to Rhodopseudomonas palustris and includes:
- a CDS encoding carboxymuconolactone decarboxylase family protein, whose translation is MDKTTHDKGLEIRKAVLGEAYVENALNNADDFNKPFQELVTEYCWGAIWGRDGLPKKTRSMLNLAMIAILNRPHELRAHIKGALTNGVTKDEIREIFMQVACYAGIPAGVDSFRIAREVFAEIDKG